Part of the Falco peregrinus isolate bFalPer1 chromosome 15, bFalPer1.pri, whole genome shotgun sequence genome, TTGAAAAATCTGGGCTTCTGGCAGCCGTGACTGTTGAGGGTGCCCTTAGAGGGAGCAGATCTCAGCTGGCATTACCACTGGGTGAAAATCCTGCACGTGATCCCAGGCAAACCAAACCTGCCGCGTTTGACCTTTGCTGTGCAACCTGTTCAGTCCTGGAACTTGTGggttatttgtttgttttctcttttggcaGGTCTCGTCGTGGGGTGGCTACGTCTTTCTGATTAACCTCATCCCCTTGCATGTCCTTGTGCTGATGCTGACCGGACGCTTCTCCCACAGGATCTATGTAGCCTATTGCACGGTCTACTGCTTGGGAACCATCCTCTCGATGCAGATCTCCTTTGTTGGCTTCCAGGTGGGGACCAGAATGATACGCAGACTCAAGGACGGTCGTTTAGTGGGTTATAACAGAGTAGCGAGTGGGCACctggtttcttttcttgatAAGTGGGTGCTGCCTTCTAGTTCTAGCTCCTGTCACGCTGATTCCTTGCAGCCTCTGGTGAGACTGGCTCTTGGAGGTGCTGGATGACTTTAAAAGCCACTAATAACCTTCATGGCACCGGTTGCCTTTcatgaaaatacttgttttcagtgaaagaaacGCTCCTGCCAGCGTGTGTCTTGGTATAGCAGGAAAAACACCCGCTTAGCTCACGTTTTCAAGAGAATCGGTTTGATTTCCCATGTGGATTCCTATCTGGGAACCAAAGCTGATGTAAGAAAGTGACTCACGCCAGCTGTGCTGTCCGCGGGGAGGGAGCAGTTTCCTGCAGCTTTGGCAGTGGTTTTGCTGCAAAGTGATTTGTAAAAAAAGTCGGTATCGGGTACAACAGGACCCTGTTCCCTGACCGCCCTCTCCCCTGCTTGCAGCCTGTCCTCTCCTCGGAGCACATGGCTGCCCTGGGAGTCTTTGGCTTGTGTCAGATCCACGCCTTCGTAGACTACCTTCGGAGCAAGCTGAACCCGCAGCAATTCGAAATCCTGTTCAGGAGCGTCATTTCCCTGGTTGGCTTTGTCCTCCTCACCATCGGGGCTGTGCTTATGCTGACAGGTAGCCCGAGATCGTGGCCATGATGAGAACGTTTCACCACCGGCATTGCCCCCTTTCGTTGCTTTGAGGAGCACGTAACTTGTCAGTCCTAATTCCGCGTTCTCCCCTCTGCGGGGGAGGCTGGGACCTGCTCTGATATGTGCGTTAGCCAGAAAATAttgaagcagcagctgtaagATCTGGGCTCCGTGTGATACGGGATGCAGAGGAACCTGCTGTGACTCAGCACACACAGGGGACACTGAGCTGCTTCAGAAACTGAATGTCAATCTGTAGTAGCGAAGAGATGCTAAAAATATAgggtgggtgggggagaagtctttttagggtaaaattgcactttatttcctttctaaagTGGCAGTTTTGAGCAATAGAGGTGTTAAATGAGGTCCAGGACAGCTCCTTCAGCCTTGCAGGTGCTTCCCATGTGAGAGAACGTATCAGCATTGCTGGTTACTCTCTAATGAAACTGgatatgatttttctttttttcctcctatttccTAGGGAAAATCTCCCCATGGACAGGGCGTTTCTACTCCCTGCTGGATCCTTCTTATGCAAAGAACAACATCCCCATCATCGCCTCCGTCTCCGAGCACCAGCCCACCACTTGGTCCTCCTATTACTTTGACCTCCAGCTCCTCGTTTTCATGTTCCCAGGTGAGCCCAGCGCAGATGTTGTCAGACCCTGATTTATTAAATAACTGGACGACACTAGGGGGGTTTTATCCTGCCAGCCACGACCGCAGTCTCCCCTCTCCTTGCGGTGCTGAGTCTGTGATGGAGCGCTCCTTGCCTCTGCGGACTGTTTTTTATATCAGGCAATGGATTGTGAAGGTGAACCTGACCcgtttctctttttccctccgCAGTCGGTCTGTATTACTGCTTCAGTAACCTCTCGGACGCCCGCATTTTCATCATCATGTACGGCGTGACCAGCATGTACTTCTCTGCTGTGATGGtgagggctgctgcctgctgggctcaAGCCTGATGACTAAGTCATCTTAACgaagttaatttaatttattttcctgaactTGGTGATGGTGGTTCTTAGAATGTGAGCCAGCTGAAATGTGCATGAggggttttcttccttccttacAACTGGTTTATTAGCCCCTCTGTGCAGTGAGGGAACGTGGTGTTGCAAAATTTACTGGTTTGGGTGTTTCTCGCTGCCGTGCGGCTACCGCTGCCGAGTCTGTCTCCCTGGTGTCCTGCAGCTGAGTTGCAAACCCAAATTCTCCAGGTAACCAAGTCAGGGCTGACAACCAACGGCTGCTTATGAGCCTGTTTCCACTCTTGCTCTAGCCCGAGCCCTAAATGCGGGTTGATTTCTGGTGCGGAGGTGTCTACTGAGTCTTGGCTCCACCTAAGATTGCCTGAGGGTGTCAAATTGAGGTCACTGCTGCACCTTGGCTGATTCTGGGGTCTGCAGAGAACTTCCCTCAGGGGCATCTGAGGTGGTGGCAGCTCCCAGTCTGCGCCCACTGGAAAAATCTGCAACTGGTTTGTCTTGAGGCTGATGCTTCTGCTGAATTTGAGGTGCTGAGTTGGGGATGGCATTTAATTTCACTCTTCTCTGGGATTTCTGCCTGGATTTCTTCGAGAGGCACTGACAGTCCTGGTCTTGCCCATAGGTGCGTCTTATGCTGGTGCTGGCCCCAGTGATGTGCATCCTGTCCGGCATCGGGGTTTCCCAGGTGTTGTCCACCTACATGAAGAACCTGGATATCAGCCGGCCAGACAAGAAGAGCAAAAAACAACAAGATTCCACCTACCCCATCAAAAATGAAGTGAGTGTTGGGTCGGCTTGGGATGGGGAAGAAGACACCTAGTTCTGGTGGGGACAAGGCTGAcagcctcttccctccagcgtTGAGCCTGATGTGTTCCCTCAGGTTGCCAGTGGCATGATCCTGGTCATGGCTTTCTTCCTGATCACCTACACCTTCCATTCCACCTGGGTGACCAGTGAGGCATACTCCTCACCCTCCATCGTTCTGTCCGCCCGGGGTGGGGACGGCAGCAGAATCATCTTTGATGACTTCAGAGAAGCTTATTACTGGCTGCGTCACAACACGCCGGAGGTAAACGGAGGTAATTGGGGCAGCGGGGACCAACATCGTCTGCTGAGGTGCTGACGGCGTGTCTGGTGTTTGGATGTAGGATGCAAAGGTGATGTCCTGGTGGGACTACGGGTACCAGATAACTGCCATGGCCAACCGGACCATCTTGGTGGACAACAACACCTGGAACAACACGCACATCTCCCGTGTTGGTCAGGTAGGTCCTTCCCTCACCCGCTGCCTTGCCCTGCCTTTTCGGGGCACCACATGGTGTGACTGACTCGGCCTCTGCTCCAGGCGATGGCATCGACGGAAGAGAAAGCCTACGAGATCATGAGGGAGCTGGACGTCAGCTACGTGCTGGTGATCTTCGGAGGCCTCACCGGCTACTCATCTGACGGTAAGGTCTCACTCCAGGCTGGGTTGGACCCGGCTGGGGGCACTGATGGCACAGACTTCCCCAAAACAGCTTGTAGAGGAGCAACGTCCCACCTTCAGCTGAGGCTGCAAAGTGGAAACAGCACCAAAATGTTCCTCTGGAACTGCACGTACTGTTAATGGCTCTCCCCGAGCGCCACTCCGCCCTGTTTTCCCCTGACGCAACTCGGCTCCTTGCTCTGTTCACTCCAACTCTCTGCTCTCCACCTTTCAGATATCAACAAGTTCCTGTGGATGGTGCGGATCGGGGGCAGCACAGACACGGGGCGCCACATCAAGGAGCACGACTACTACACCCCCACGGGGGAGTTTCGGGTTGACCGCGAGGGCTCCCCGGTGCTCCTCAACTGCCTCATGTACAAGATGTGCTACTATCGCTTCGGTCAGGTCTACACTGAGGCCAGTAAGTCCCCAAAACCACCCCCCTGGGGGTGACACCGCTTTTGGGGCGCCCCACACTGCCCCCAGCATCTTCGGGGCACGAtgtggcagtgctgcctgtACTTTGCCCTCTCCTAGAACGACCGCCGGGCTACGACCGGGTGAGGAACGCCGAAATCGGCAACAAGGACTTTGAGCTGGACGTGCTGGAGGAGGCGTACACCACAGAGCACTGGCTGGTCCGAATATACAAGGTATGGCTGCGGAACGAGCCGAAACCCCCCAAATTTGGGGAAAACCCAATaaacttcacctttttttttttttgctgcccAGGTGAAAGATTTGGATAACCGTGGCTTGTCGAGAACGTAGAGGAGCTGCCGCCGGCTGCGCCGCGCACCGCACTGACCTTGCCTTTGCCTgtgaagcagaaatattttgggttttttttttgttttggattttttttggggggggggggcagtgtttatttttattttataccaTTTGTAagtgcaggcagcagcgagACGTCCCTGCCCGTCCTTGCCTGCCGGGGGGTGATTTTTATATACACATGGAGCAGTCGCCAAATGAGAAGTAACGGCTTCAACTGGGGGTTGATTAACGGGTGAATCAcaaatgataataataattaaaaaaaaaaaaaaaaaaggattaaaagaaaCGGGTTTGGtgaggattttttcccccctaattCTGCACCGGTTTTTCCCCCTTGCCAGAACCGGGTGTGGAGAACGGGTTTGGTGGGGAAGTTTTggtgcttttaattaatttgaagGGGAAAGCGGGACTgcgggagggggggcggggctagcggggggggcggggccgggcgggctgCGCGcgcagggcggggcggggcgcggtgGCGCCGGCGGGAACGGGCagcgcggcgggagcggggccggggatGGCGGTGCCGTTCGTGGAGGACTGGGACCTGGTGCAGACGCTGGGGGAAGGCGCCTACGGGGAGTGAGTGAGGGGGGGGcccaggcgggggggggggtccctgccggGGCGCGCCCCCTGCACGGCTCTCGCACGCCCCTTGCACGCCCAccgccgcctgcccgccccgcACCCGCTGCGTGGCTACTGCTGGCCGCTCGTGGGCCCGTTGCGTGGCCGCTGCTCGGCTGTTACGTGCCCCTTGGGCAGGCGCTGCGTGGCCACTGCTTGCCCGTTGCGCGCCCTGCGTGTGCCCGCTGCGTGCCCACTGTGTGCCCACTGCTTGCTCTGTGCCCCTTGTGCGCCCACTGCTTGCTCTGCCCCTTGTGTGCCCACTGCTTGCTCTGCCCCTTGTGTGCCCACTGCTTGCTCTGTGCCCCTTGTGCGCCCACTGCTTGCTCTGCCCCTTGTGTGCCCACTGCTTGCTCTGCCCCTTGTGTGCCCACTGCTTGCTCTGTGCCCCTTGTGCGCCCACTGCTTGCTCTGCCCCTTGTGTGCCCACTGCTTGCTCTGCCCCTTGTGTGCCCACTGCTTGCTCTGTGCCCCTTGTGTGCCCACTGCTTGCTCTGTGCCCCTTGTGTGCCCACTGCTTGCTCTGCCCCTTGTGTGCCCACTGCTTGCTCTGCCCCTTGTGTGCCCACTGCTTGCTCTGTGCCCCTTGTGTGCCCACTGCTTGCTCTGTGCCCCTTGTGCGCCCACTGCTTGCTCTGCCCCTTGTGCGCCCACTGCTTGCTCTGTGCCCCTTGTGCGCCCACTGCTTGCTCTGCCCCTTGTGTGCCCACTGCTTGCTCTGCCCCTTGTGCGCCCACTGCTTGCTCTGTGCCCCTTGTGCGCCCACTGCTTGCTCTGCCCCTTGTGCGCCCACTGCTTGCTCTGTGCCCCTTGTGTGCCCACTGCTTGCTACATGCCCCTTATGTGGCCACTGCTTGCTCTGCCCCTTGTGTGCCCACTGCTTGCTCTGTGCCCCTTGTGTGCCCACTGCTTGCTCTGCCCCTTGTGTGCCCACTGCTTGCTACATGCCCCTTATGTGGCCACTGTTTGCCCACTGCTTGGCTATCACGTGGCCACGCTTGCTCTGTGGCCCTTTTGTGGCCACCGCTTGCCCACTAATTGCGCTGTGCCCCCTGTGTGGCTACTGTTTGCCCACTG contains:
- the STT3A gene encoding dolichyl-diphosphooligosaccharide--protein glycosyltransferase subunit STT3A produces the protein MTKLGFLRLSYEKQDTLLKLLILSMAAVLSFSTRLFSVLRFESVIHEFDPYFNYRTTRFLAEEGFYKFHNWFDDRAWYPLGRIIGGTIYPGLMITSAAIYHVLHFFHITIDIRNVCVFLAPLFSSFTTIVTYHLTKELKDAGAGLLAAAMIAVVPGYISRSVAGSYDNEGIAIFCMLLTYYMWIKAVKTGSIYWAAMCALAYFYMVSSWGGYVFLINLIPLHVLVLMLTGRFSHRIYVAYCTVYCLGTILSMQISFVGFQPVLSSEHMAALGVFGLCQIHAFVDYLRSKLNPQQFEILFRSVISLVGFVLLTIGAVLMLTGKISPWTGRFYSLLDPSYAKNNIPIIASVSEHQPTTWSSYYFDLQLLVFMFPVGLYYCFSNLSDARIFIIMYGVTSMYFSAVMVRLMLVLAPVMCILSGIGVSQVLSTYMKNLDISRPDKKSKKQQDSTYPIKNEVASGMILVMAFFLITYTFHSTWVTSEAYSSPSIVLSARGGDGSRIIFDDFREAYYWLRHNTPEDAKVMSWWDYGYQITAMANRTILVDNNTWNNTHISRVGQAMASTEEKAYEIMRELDVSYVLVIFGGLTGYSSDDINKFLWMVRIGGSTDTGRHIKEHDYYTPTGEFRVDREGSPVLLNCLMYKMCYYRFGQVYTEAKRPPGYDRVRNAEIGNKDFELDVLEEAYTTEHWLVRIYKVKDLDNRGLSRT